One part of the Hydra vulgaris chromosome 01, alternate assembly HydraT2T_AEP genome encodes these proteins:
- the LOC136074624 gene encoding general transcription factor II-I repeat domain-containing protein 2A-like: MASAKRRRCDTESGHGGRVFNPSWTTDYFVHEQSQSRIDKIELLKKTFLAQQSVMKTKVISSYSATKISFLMAEAIAKSGKPFCTGDLLKNCLKIFCKEICPEKTPTVEDLSLSHQTIARRVEDLSKNIELSLKEKLNKCEAYSLALDESTDRGDTAQLAIFIRGITSNFEVIEELLDIIHMKDTTRGEDILSEVKNKLVKFELPEKKLCGVTTDGASALTGKNIGFIALLKKSINHEIISYHCIIHQEQLCAKVLEMKSVKELVIHTVNFIRNRGLNYRQFKQLLEGCGSEAEDVIYLSQVRWLSRSATLKRFWILLPEIVLFLKIKGKDTSLLENIDCLNDLAFLIDMTQMLMELNLNLQGKDQLISKLFENVETFVLKSKLLKQQLSSKVLIHFKALSERNINTIDSERYCTLILKLIDEFDTRFCDFKKEKNELDLFAHPFSIKAETVRNEFQIELIELQNNKDLKEAYKEVELLEFYKKYMSIEVFPHLCRHAIKYFSHFGSTYNCVQLFSKMMHVKTEQRNRLTDEHLTNTLRIASSNLKADIDHLCKKNSVKFHIDRTFV, from the exons atggCTTCAGCTAAAAGACGTAGATGTGATACTGAAAGCGGTCATGGGGGTCGTGTATTTAATCCTTCTTGGACAACTGACTATTTTGTACATGAACAAA GCCAATCTCGAATTGATAAGATTGAGTTGTTGAAGAAAACTTTTCTTGCACAACAATCAGTGATGAAAACTAAAGTGATTAGCTCTTACAGTGCtaccaaaataagttttttaatggcAGAAGCTATTGCAAAAAGTGGTAAACCTTTTTGTACTggagatttattaaaaaactgtttaaaaatattttgtaaagagATATGTCCTGAAAAAACACCTACTGTTGAAGACCTTAGCCTCTCACACCAAACTATTGCTAGAAGAGTTGAAGAtctatcaaaaaatattgaattatcattaaaagaaaaattaaataaatgtgaaGCCTATAGTCTGGCACTGGATGAATCAACAGACAGAGGTGATACTGCTCAGCTAGCCATTTTTATTAGAGGTATAACTAGTAACTTTGAAGTAATTGAAGAACTGTTAGATATTATTCATATGAAGGACACAACAAGAGGAGAAGATATTCTCTCTGAAGTGAAAAATAAATTGGTGAAATTTGAATTACCAGAAAAGAAACTCTGTGGTGTCACTACAGATGGAGCAAGTGCACTAACaggaaaaaatattggatttatTGCATTACTTAAGAAATCCATTAATCATGAAATTATTTCATATCACTGCATTATACACCAAGAGCAGTTATGTGCAAAAGTATTGGAGATGAAGAGTGTTAAGGAACTTGTTATTCATACTGTTAACTTTATAAGAAATCGTGGCCTTAATTACAGACAGTTCAAACAATTACTTGAAGGTTGTGGTAGTGAGGCTGAAGATGTAATTTATTTGAGCCAGGTTAGATGGCTTAGTCGATCTGCTACTCTGAAAAGATTTTGGATACTATTACCTGAAATAGTGctgtttctaaaaattaaaggGAAAGACACAAGCTtgcttgaaaatattgactGTCTGAATGATTTGGCATTTTTGATTGACATGACTCAGATGTTAATGGAATTAAATCTTAACTTGCAGGGTAAAGATCAACTTATTagtaaattgtttgaaaatgtagaaacatttgttttaaaatcaaaacttctGAAACAACAATTAAGTTCTAAAGTACTTATCCATTTCAAGGCATTATCAGAAAGAAATATTAATACAATTGACTCTGAAAGATATTGtactcttattttaaaattaattgatgaATTTGACACAagattttgtgattttaaaaaggaaaaaaatgagTTAGACTTATTTGCGCATCCATTTTCCATCAAAGCTGAGACAGTTAGAAATGAATTTCAAATAGAATTAATAGAATTGCAAAACAATAAAGATCTTAAAGAAGCCTACAAAGAAGTAGAGTtgttagaattttataaaaaatacatgagCATTGAAGTTTTTCCTCATTTGTGCAGACatgctattaaatatttttcccaTTTTGGAAGCACATACAACTGCGTACAATTATTCTCAAAAATGATGCATGTAAAGACAGAACAGAGAAATAGATTGACAGATGAACACCTTACTAATACCCTTCGAATTGcatcatcaaatttaaaagcAGACATAGAtcatttatgcaaaaaaaacagTGTCAAGTTTCACATTGATCGAACTTTTGTATAA